CGCCGTGCACGTGCCGCCCTCGGCACGGGTGGGATCCACCCTCGCCCTGGCCGCGGAGGTCACGTGGGTCGTTTGCGATGAGGAGTGCGTCGCGGGGGATGTCGACGTCGCGGCCACCGTGCCCATCGCCGCCAGGACGATCGCCGACGAAGCAGTCGCCCGCGTGTTCGCGGCGGAGGCCGCCCGCGTCCCGGCGCGGCGGGACGACTGGACCTTCCGCGCGGCGGTCGATCCCGAAGGCGTGCTGCTGCACGTGTACCCGCCTGCCGAAGCCGCGATCGCCTCGCAGCGCACCCCGCGGGTACAGTTCTTCATCGACTCGGCGGGGGTGATCGACTACGCGGCGCAAACCGGAGTGCGCGACATCCCAACCGGCCTCGAGCTGCGGATGGGCCGCTCGGCGTACGCGGCCGGGACACCCTCCCGGATCACCGGGGTGCTCGCGATCGACACCGCGGCCCAGGCGGGCGGCGGCGCGCCCCGCATGCTGCTGGAGGTCGATGCGCCGGTCGTCGCCAGGGCGCAGCTCGCCGCCGTTGCGCCACCCACGCCCGGCGCGGCCGGGGGATGGGTCGCGCTCGCGATCGCGGGTCTGCTCGCCCTGCTCGGCGGGACGCTGCTCAACCTGATGCCCTGCGTGCTGCCCGTGCTCTCCATCAAGGCGCTCGGGATCGCGGAAGCGGCCGCGCACGACGGACGTACGGCGCGGAGGCACGTGGTGTTGTTCGGGGCCGGCGTGCTCGTGTCGATGTGGGCGCTCGTGGGCGTACTGCTCGCCCTCCGCGCCGCGGGCACGGAAGCCGGATGGGGCTACCAGCTGCAGAATCCCGCCGTCGTCGGCGTGCTCTCGCTCGTCGTCTTCGCGGCGGGTCTCAACCTGGCCGGCGTGTTCGACCTCATGCCGGTCGGCGGGGGCCTCTCCGCCGCGGCGAGCCGTGCGCCGCGGAGCGTGGAAGCATTCCTGAGCGGGGTGCTCGTCACCGCGCTGGCGACACCGTGCTCCGCCCCGTTCCTCGCCGCGGCGGTCGCGTACGCGGTCACGTCGGGGGCCGCCGGCTCGTTCGTCGTCTTCACGGCGCTCGGCCTGGGCCTCGTCTGGCCCGTCGCGCTGGTGGCCGCCGTGCCGCGGCTCCGTGCACTGCTGCCAAGGCCGGGTGCCTGGATGGTCACGCTCCGCCAGGTTCTCGCGTTCCC
This region of Longimicrobium sp. genomic DNA includes:
- a CDS encoding protein-disulfide reductase DsbD domain-containing protein, encoding MKERIRRGTIRFVAGCTASAQTPLYVRAALCALIGALAAGGTAGTADAQLVPRPASAVARATADQPVEIELRSAVRAVAPGDTIPVSIRLRPNPGWHTYWRHAGDVGSAPVVTWRLPEGVTAAPLRWPAPERMEAPPLASYGYKGEVHLLGAVHVPPSARVGSTLALAAEVTWVVCDEECVAGDVDVAATVPIAARTIADEAVARVFAAEAARVPARRDDWTFRAAVDPEGVLLHVYPPAEAAIASQRTPRVQFFIDSAGVIDYAAQTGVRDIPTGLELRMGRSAYAAGTPSRITGVLAIDTAAQAGGGAPRMLLEVDAPVVARAQLAAVAPPTPGAAGGWVALAIAGLLALLGGTLLNLMPCVLPVLSIKALGIAEAAAHDGRTARRHVVLFGAGVLVSMWALVGVLLALRAAGTEAGWGYQLQNPAVVGVLSLVVFAAGLNLAGVFDLMPVGGGLSAAASRAPRSVEAFLSGVLVTALATPCSAPFLAAAVAYAVTSGAAGSFVVFTALGLGLVWPVALVAAVPRLRALLPRPGAWMVTLRQVLAFPLFATVVWLAWVLGRQAGVGALVALLAACTLLAFGLWALGRFGTLAAPTGRRRLAQGLAIAAAAGAVALVSGASTQGVVQAGSATSAEGAAGALPWQAYDATSFQAQRDSGRVVLVDFTADWCLTCKVNERVAFGSGAVRAAIREHGVTLLRADWTTRDPAVTRALAAFGRNSVPFVVIYPRARDAAPIVLPTLLTPGIVTSALERAAASPS